From a single Prionailurus bengalensis isolate Pbe53 chromosome A1, Fcat_Pben_1.1_paternal_pri, whole genome shotgun sequence genomic region:
- the LOC122479354 gene encoding olfactory receptor 2M4-like produces MDLIMMNTVVPKMAANLLGHKFICWGGCSTQVFLVVRVGGAECFLLAIMAYDRYVAVCHPLQYPVLMNWQVCSLLALASWMGGVADSVMDVGMVLSFPCCHSLEVDHFFCEVPALLHLSCADTSLFEDLIYACCVVMLLLPPLGVIVVSYAQVLEAVIRIPSTEGKQKALTTCSSHLAAVGLYYGGAMFSYMQWASTKTPVRDQATSIFYTILTPMLNPLIYSLRNWDCFKQGLFYF; encoded by the coding sequence ATGGATCTGATCATGATGAACACAGTGGTGCCCAAGATGGCAGCTAATCTCTTGGGCCATAAGTTCATCTGTTGGGGTGGCTGTTCTACTCAGGTCTTCCTAGTGGTCAGGGTAGGAGGAGCAGAGTGCTTCCTCTTGGCAATCATGGCCTATGACCGGTATGTGGCAGTCTGCCACCCCCTGCAGTATCCTGTGCTTATGAACTGGCAGGTTTGCTCCCTCCTGGCCCTGGCATCCTGGATGGGTGGGGTGGCTGACAGTGTTATGGATGTGGGCATGGTCTTAAGTTTCCCCTGCTGTCACTCTCTGGAGGTGGATCACTTCTTCTGTGAGGTCCCTGCCTTGCTGCACCTCTCATGTGCTGACACCTCGCTCTTTGAGGATCTCATCTATGCTTGCTGTGTGGTCAtgctgctgctgccgcccctTGGTGTCATTGTGGTTTCCTATGCCCAGGTCCTTGAAGCTGTCATTAGGATTCCCTCCACTGAGGGTAAACAGAAGGCTCTGACCACTTGTTCCTCCCACCTGGCTGCGGTGGGTCTGTACTATGGAGGAGCCATGTTCAGCTACATGCAGTGGGCCTCCACTAAAACACCAGTGAGAGACCAAGCCACCTCCATCTTCTACACCATCCTCACTCCAATGCTCAACCCACTCATTTACAGTCTGAGGAACTGGGACTGTTTTAAACAGGgactgttttacttttaa